One segment of Metallosphaera cuprina Ar-4 DNA contains the following:
- a CDS encoding FAD-binding oxidoreductase: MEIGKVIDEREMLETLRIASKNGKKVAIIGTGNHSKKVADLIISTARMSDFTIRDSEVIAQAGCPISKIREEAMSMDLLFPSLYDGTVGGLLATNEAYPISTAYGTPYSFTQWTRIVTNSGVLKWKGLIGSKGLLGGFTEASMRLYPRPSRVETFTTKLEEKDLIQVYNKVINLNPLAFLIEYDNGFTIHVSLTEGKIDGMDSYEGVPLVEESDKGSYMVKVDDISSFIELVNKVRPIYAYYIQGVKWSKVYTSEESELDGWEHFNSTEVPKVVWKLKTILDHWNTLV; this comes from the coding sequence ATGGAGATTGGCAAGGTTATTGACGAACGTGAAATGCTTGAGACCTTAAGGATTGCAAGTAAAAACGGAAAGAAGGTCGCAATAATAGGGACTGGTAACCACTCTAAAAAAGTGGCTGACCTAATAATTTCTACTGCTAGAATGTCTGACTTCACTATTAGGGACTCTGAGGTAATCGCACAGGCCGGTTGCCCAATATCCAAAATAAGGGAGGAAGCTATGAGCATGGACTTACTCTTTCCTTCGCTTTATGATGGAACTGTGGGAGGTTTACTTGCCACTAATGAAGCTTATCCTATTTCAACAGCCTACGGTACTCCATACTCCTTCACACAATGGACTAGGATAGTAACTAATTCAGGAGTATTAAAATGGAAGGGTCTGATAGGATCTAAAGGATTGTTGGGCGGTTTCACTGAGGCTTCAATGAGGCTTTATCCAAGACCTAGCAGAGTTGAAACCTTTACAACCAAATTAGAGGAAAAGGACTTGATTCAGGTTTATAACAAAGTGATTAACCTTAATCCTCTTGCCTTCTTGATAGAGTACGACAACGGGTTTACGATTCACGTCTCCCTAACTGAGGGTAAAATTGACGGCATGGACTCATACGAAGGTGTACCCTTAGTGGAAGAGAGTGACAAGGGTAGCTATATGGTAAAGGTGGATGATATAAGTTCGTTTATTGAACTAGTTAACAAGGTTAGACCAATTTACGCGTACTACATACAGGGAGTTAAGTGGAGTAAAGTGTATACTTCCGAAGAATCAGAGCTCGATGGCTGGGAACACTTCAATAGCACCGAAGTCCCTAAAGTGGTCTGGAAGCTAAAAACTATCTTAGATCATTGGAACACACTGGTCTAA
- a CDS encoding AbrB/MazE/SpoVT family DNA-binding domain-containing protein, producing MAVEDIVKVSRNYQVTIPARIRQKFQIKEGDLVRVVFDENDNSVKIMPMKQ from the coding sequence ATGGCAGTAGAGGATATAGTTAAAGTGAGCAGAAATTATCAAGTTACAATACCTGCTAGGATAAGGCAGAAATTTCAAATAAAGGAAGGAGACCTAGTCAGGGTAGTGTTTGACGAGAACGATAATTCCGTTAAGATAATGCCGATGAAACAATAA
- the acnA gene encoding aconitate hydratase AcnA has product MKVEKSRLGEVYYYPLSQLQEIGFEIEKYPYSIKILIENVLRNIDGERITEEDLETIAGWKTGKDFAFIPTRVIMQDYTGVPLLVDLAAMRSELERRGKDPSRVNPKIPSDLIIDHSVQVDYFGTEYSLQMNMRLEFERNKERYQFLKWAQGEFSNLRIVPPGNGIIHQVNLEFLSKVIDVREHEGKITAFPEIVIGTDSHTTMADGIGVLAWGVGGLEAEAVMLGEPYFMSVPEVIGVKLIGEVREGVTPTDVVLYITEKLRRKGVVGKFVEFFGPALSNLSVPDRATIGNMSPEYGATVGYFPIDENTLSYLKGTGRDEKIVEEYTKAQGLFYSVEPKYSDVIEINLSDVEPSLAGPRNPDELVPLKKMPEIKVGNRKGKRVSDGSVVIASITSCTNTSNPTVMLGAGILARKAVARGLRSMNYVKTSMAPGSPIVVKYLNEAGLTPYLEALGFHVVGFGCTTCIGNAGPLPNEIENDLKQGIEGYAVISGNRNFEGRINPLLKGTYLASPILVVAYALAGRINIDFEREPLALDPNGNPVYLRDVWPTTKEISTYMNLALNPEYYKEKKDKIFTGDGNWESLKIEGGLTYSWDEKSTYIVEPPWFREVYEFKPIRNARILLVLGDKVTTDHISPAGPIAKDSDAGRYLESKGVKEFNTYGARRGNHEIMLRGGFANPKVKNLMIDREGGYTVHYPDKTVDTIYNVAMRYKNEGVPVVIFAGKQYGSGSSRDWAAKVTYLLGVRAVIAESFERIHRSNLVAMGVIPIEANWKDIDLNGNELVSIELDEIKPRTTVTITITGEKTRTIKGLARIDIGREVEYIKHGNILNYVFNKFL; this is encoded by the coding sequence ATGAAAGTTGAAAAATCCAGGCTAGGAGAGGTTTACTACTATCCTCTTTCTCAACTCCAGGAAATAGGATTTGAAATAGAAAAATATCCTTATTCTATAAAGATCTTAATTGAAAATGTTCTAAGGAACATAGATGGAGAAAGGATAACTGAAGAGGATCTCGAAACTATTGCCGGATGGAAAACAGGCAAGGATTTCGCGTTTATCCCAACTAGAGTTATAATGCAGGACTACACAGGAGTTCCACTACTCGTGGACTTGGCAGCTATGAGATCCGAGCTCGAGAGAAGAGGAAAGGACCCTTCTAGAGTCAACCCTAAAATTCCCTCAGATTTGATAATAGATCATTCGGTTCAAGTGGATTACTTTGGAACAGAATATTCGTTGCAGATGAACATGAGACTAGAGTTCGAAAGAAATAAAGAAAGGTACCAATTCCTTAAGTGGGCTCAAGGAGAGTTCTCAAACCTAAGGATAGTCCCTCCAGGAAACGGGATAATACACCAAGTTAACTTAGAATTTCTAAGCAAAGTGATCGATGTAAGAGAACACGAAGGGAAAATTACAGCGTTTCCCGAGATAGTTATAGGGACTGACTCCCATACAACTATGGCTGACGGAATAGGTGTTCTAGCTTGGGGAGTTGGCGGACTAGAGGCCGAGGCAGTTATGTTAGGTGAACCTTATTTTATGTCCGTTCCAGAAGTCATAGGAGTTAAACTGATCGGTGAGGTTAGAGAGGGCGTAACGCCAACTGATGTCGTCCTTTACATTACTGAGAAATTGAGGAGAAAGGGCGTGGTCGGGAAGTTCGTTGAGTTTTTCGGGCCCGCCTTGTCTAATCTTTCGGTTCCAGATAGAGCCACAATAGGAAATATGTCCCCTGAATATGGGGCAACCGTGGGTTACTTCCCAATAGATGAGAACACTTTATCTTACCTCAAGGGAACAGGCAGGGATGAAAAGATCGTTGAAGAATATACTAAGGCTCAGGGATTATTTTATTCAGTCGAACCAAAATATAGCGATGTTATAGAAATTAACTTGAGTGACGTAGAGCCTTCTTTAGCCGGTCCCAGGAATCCAGACGAACTAGTCCCCTTAAAAAAGATGCCTGAGATCAAAGTAGGCAACAGGAAAGGGAAAAGAGTAAGCGACGGAAGCGTTGTAATAGCCTCAATTACGAGTTGTACTAACACCTCTAATCCTACTGTGATGTTAGGAGCTGGCATTCTAGCAAGGAAGGCGGTGGCGAGAGGACTTAGATCTATGAACTACGTGAAGACCAGCATGGCGCCTGGATCGCCAATTGTGGTAAAATACCTAAATGAAGCAGGGTTGACTCCCTACCTTGAGGCTCTTGGGTTCCACGTAGTAGGTTTCGGATGCACTACGTGTATAGGAAACGCGGGACCGTTACCAAATGAAATAGAGAACGATCTAAAACAAGGTATAGAGGGATATGCGGTGATAAGTGGAAACAGGAACTTCGAAGGGAGAATTAATCCTTTATTGAAAGGTACTTATCTAGCCTCTCCAATATTAGTTGTAGCATATGCGCTAGCAGGTCGGATTAACATTGATTTTGAGAGAGAACCTCTAGCACTGGATCCTAACGGTAATCCGGTCTATTTGAGAGACGTCTGGCCCACGACGAAAGAGATCTCCACGTATATGAACTTAGCTTTAAACCCTGAATATTACAAGGAGAAGAAGGATAAGATATTTACTGGGGATGGCAATTGGGAGAGCCTCAAGATAGAAGGAGGTTTAACCTACTCATGGGATGAGAAGTCGACGTATATAGTTGAACCTCCCTGGTTCAGAGAAGTTTATGAATTTAAACCGATAAGGAACGCAAGGATTCTACTAGTTTTAGGGGATAAGGTGACCACTGATCACATCTCTCCAGCGGGGCCTATAGCCAAAGACTCTGACGCAGGCAGATACCTTGAGAGTAAGGGTGTAAAGGAGTTCAACACTTATGGGGCTAGAAGAGGCAATCATGAGATTATGTTAAGGGGAGGTTTCGCAAATCCCAAGGTTAAGAACCTTATGATAGATCGAGAGGGAGGATACACGGTACACTATCCGGATAAAACTGTTGATACGATATATAATGTGGCGATGAGGTACAAAAATGAAGGTGTACCAGTAGTTATATTTGCAGGAAAGCAGTACGGATCCGGTAGCTCTAGAGATTGGGCAGCTAAGGTCACGTACCTGCTAGGTGTCCGCGCAGTGATAGCCGAAAGCTTTGAGAGAATCCATAGAAGCAACTTAGTGGCTATGGGAGTGATCCCAATAGAAGCAAACTGGAAGGATATAGACCTTAATGGAAACGAATTAGTTAGCATTGAGTTAGATGAGATTAAACCTCGTACAACAGTTACCATAACGATAACTGGAGAGAAAACTAGAACTATCAAAGGATTGGCTAGAATTGATATAGGTAGAGAAGTAGAGTATATTAAACATGGTAACATATTAAATTATGTATTTAATAAATTTTTATAA
- a CDS encoding LUD domain-containing protein: MTWEIAINRTIRNNVPRVYNVLERHPYIKDLALELRKAKLDVINNLEKYVEETVESVKRIGGIPHVVSDSHEAREVVTKIIGERKRIIMGKSMVAYEIGLREHLKRLGKDVWETDLGEFLIQLANEPPSHIIAPAVHMSKERAEELVREALGGLSEDATHEQIVARVREFLRDKFINAEVGITGANAISADTGSVILVENEGNIRFTTVSPSVHIAIAGFEKIVPTLPYAMMEALVQAAYAGLYPPTYVNLTSGPSSTGDIEMKRVSPAHGPKEFHLILLDNGRVKASKDSELSEALLCIRCGRCHLHCPVYRVLDGKWGTPPYSGPMGAMWSYIVYGNANHSLLCTHSGGCKEVCPMKINIPKVLERIKSRAWMQGKEVL, from the coding sequence ATGACGTGGGAAATAGCTATAAACAGGACGATAAGGAACAACGTACCGAGAGTATATAACGTCCTGGAGAGACACCCATACATCAAAGACCTAGCTTTAGAACTAAGAAAGGCTAAGCTAGATGTAATAAACAACCTTGAGAAATACGTTGAGGAGACCGTTGAATCTGTAAAGAGGATTGGAGGAATCCCTCATGTAGTGAGCGATAGTCATGAGGCTAGAGAGGTTGTTACTAAGATCATAGGAGAGAGAAAGAGAATCATAATGGGAAAGTCAATGGTCGCTTATGAAATAGGCTTAAGAGAGCACCTGAAAAGGTTAGGCAAGGACGTTTGGGAGACCGACCTGGGGGAGTTCCTTATACAGTTAGCAAATGAACCTCCTTCACACATTATAGCTCCGGCGGTCCACATGTCAAAAGAGAGAGCTGAGGAGTTAGTTAGGGAGGCCCTAGGAGGATTGTCTGAGGACGCCACTCACGAGCAAATAGTGGCTAGAGTCAGAGAGTTCCTTAGGGATAAGTTCATAAATGCGGAAGTTGGAATTACTGGAGCTAACGCTATATCCGCTGATACAGGTTCAGTTATCCTGGTTGAAAATGAAGGTAACATAAGGTTTACGACCGTTTCCCCATCAGTACATATCGCTATAGCCGGGTTCGAGAAGATAGTTCCTACTCTCCCCTATGCTATGATGGAAGCATTGGTTCAGGCCGCATATGCCGGACTCTACCCTCCTACATACGTTAACCTAACTTCTGGACCCAGCTCTACCGGCGATATAGAGATGAAGAGAGTTAGTCCCGCTCACGGTCCCAAGGAGTTTCACTTGATCCTCTTAGATAACGGTAGGGTAAAGGCGTCAAAGGACTCAGAGCTCAGTGAGGCTCTGCTTTGCATAAGATGTGGAAGATGTCACCTCCACTGCCCTGTGTACAGGGTTTTAGATGGAAAATGGGGTACCCCACCGTACTCCGGTCCTATGGGAGCCATGTGGTCTTATATCGTGTACGGAAACGCAAATCATTCACTCCTATGTACTCACTCAGGAGGGTGCAAAGAAGTTTGTCCAATGAAGATAAACATCCCTAAAGTGTTGGAGAGGATTAAAAGTAGAGCTTGGATGCAGGGTAAAGAGGTGCTTTAA